The sequence below is a genomic window from Lolium perenne isolate Kyuss_39 chromosome 7, Kyuss_2.0, whole genome shotgun sequence.
gaatcattgtaggatcacccctatcgCTAAAGttttcacctttaccttccgttgcataaaaattgaaaaagactaaaacttgccgtagcgccattcaccccccctcttgttcgctacgatccattcaaaggGGCCCATGAGGATTACCATGATCTGAGGTGGGCCCATACGTCGGTTACAATAGAGAAGACTCACAAGAAGACGGATTCTttatgaacaaggcaagaagatgtCGATATAGGAAAGAATAGATTAGATCTTGATGTAACCTAGTCAAGTTCGGACATGACTCTCGGGACCTGGTCTCCTgtataaaggctaggagagggCATGCCGAACGGGCACACTTACGCAACCAACACAACCTAGcatacacaaaccctagaaaccttgCCTCTCGGCGAGTTCACCATATCAGTCTTTCGGCTGCCCCATTGTGTAACCTATTTTACTCGATAAATCAAGATCCGACAAGAaggagtaagggttttacctcattgagggccacgaacctgggtaaatctcgctCCTTGTTCGTTTGGTATCTGATGTATCGTGTtaacctgcaggattccgtcaaccctaacctCCTCACGGTGGGTATTGCCGAGAAGCACCCGTGTGCTACTATATTGGATTATATGTTGATGAACTGAAGGTTACAAAGATGGACACCATGATCTCTCCTTCTCGGGATGCTTATGCGGGGAGGTGTCGTGTATTCTTGTTTGTTGTAGGGTTGCAAAATTACTAGAGTCTAACCGTCTAGCTAGTGGCCATGGACCTCCTTTCATTCCGACAAAGGGTTTCCACAGTGGCCACTCAACATATGCTACAAAGCTTGATGCATTGCGCAAGACGTGGCACGCAACTGCCACAGTGGTTACTCGGCATGCGGCACTTGAGCTGTCAGGCAAGCAGCTTGCCTATTTGCATGGTTAAGATGTCCATGCCACGTCCTTTCAAACCGGCGTTATCCACCGAAGCGGTGCTGGTTTGTCGGGGGAGGGTGGTGGGTGATCAGGCAAGTGCGTTGCGGACGTGAAACCATGTTCCTGAGATCTCTAGCGTATGTCACCGGCGTCGTTTCGCCTACACGGTGCGAGGTGTGTTCCTTGAAACCCTGGTTTTTCCAAGCGTTGCCAGGGCAGCTTGGTTTGGTGATGCCACCGGTAATAGGCTTTTGCAGCTTAATGGTTGTACCGGAGTCGTCGTGTGCTCCCACTCGGCCACCTTGAAGACATTTTCAAGGTGTCCTGGTAAGAAAACGCCTCTTGTTCTTGTCGCGGGAGAGTGGTTGTGGCCCATGTGAAAGGGGCCATCCAACCCCTAGTTCTCACGGGACCGACAAAAGTGGGAGAGTAAGCTCCTCCCTTTCTGAAGGAAAAATCGTGGTAAAATGAGATAGAGTTCAGAGACACCGGCGCTGAGATATTTTGTTGCTACATCTTTGTTATTCCTGTGTGCTTGTAGATGGTTTAAAAAACAGATGTGGACAGATCTTTGCTATTCCTGTGTGCTTCGATATACTGTAGTTCTAAAATATCTGCTCAACGTCTAAAGCCGGTGATTTTTAAAACAGATGTCGACAGCGGCGGCTTTGGTTCTAGATGCAAATCCGTGTGCTCTCCGCCGTACCAGGAGCAGTGAAGTCGACCGAATCCGCGAATCTGCGGGTACCGCCGGCATGATTCCGAATCGACGTGGCGGATGAGGCAAGGGTTGAGGAACATGGCCACATGACGCCGACGTGCACCTCTCTCGCTCGCCGACTTCCATGTGGCAGATCATGACGATGCTGCCGCTGACTCACGCCCCCATCCAAACCTCAGCAGCGCGTTATAAAATCTACTAGCCCCCATCCAACGAGCTCACTCTCACCTGCAAACTTTTCCTCTTCAATTTCCCCACCGATTCTGCCACAGCCATTCATCCTTCCGTCCGCGCTTTCctttctcctctcctctcctctacaCGTACGATGATCTCTGCGCCTCAATCCCCGGCAGCCTCTGTGTTCGGCCGGGcatcctcctgctcctcccgaaGGACCACGGTCCGCTGCGCGGTTGCCGTCTCGTCGGCGCCGCCGGCCGGCAGGTGCACGCTCTACGAGGTGCTGGGGCTGCGGGCCGGCGCGACTAGCGGCGAGATCAAAGCCGCGTACCGGCGACTGGCGCGGGAGCTGCACCCTGACGTCGCCGGCGCGGCCGGCGACGACTTCATCCGGCTCCACGACGCGTACGCCACCCTCTCCAACCCGGACACCCGCGCGCGCTATGATCGCGAAGCTGTTGCCCAGGCCTACGCGCAGCCGCCCGCCTCCAGGCCGTCGCCGCACAGCGTCTGGGGACGGCCGCGCCGCACCTGGGAGTCCGACCAGTGCTGGTAGATCTTAGCATGGGACCTGTGAATACCACCGCCTGCCCCCCACTCTTTGGCCGCTCAcctgagatttttttttttttttttttttttttttttgctacggTGACCACCGTCTGTGCACATGTAACCGCCGGCATCCTCTCTTTTTTCCGTTCTGAATGTGTAGCAATCTTCAGAATCTTGTGTAGGGTATTAACCTTTGCAGATACAATGTAAGCAAAATGTGATCCCAGGTTCTGAATTTGAAGAAACCGGACTTTTGCCCTGCAAATTGCAATGTCTTCTTGCCTTCTACCGAACGTATGCTCGCGGTTTCATGTTTGTTTCTTTCCGGCGACGGCGAGCCGTACCGGCCGTCTTTGTTTTCTTGGCTGTGGCTGACAAAACAGGATTGGTGGTTTTGGGGTCCCGGGGTTCCTAGACCTATTTAATGGTAAACTATGCTCCTTTCTGACTAACTTTGGTTCTCACGGGGCTCGATTGAGCTCTGGATGTGTGTGGCCAGCCTGTCGCGTCAGTTCCTCAAGGGTTGGGGGGGAACCTTGGGAAGGAGAAGCGGGATCGTAAGGCTGGGCTTCTGGCTCAGGTCGAGGGGGAGAAGCGGGATCGTAAGGCTGGGCTTCTGGCTCAGGTCGAGGCGCTTGATGCGGTGGCAAACTCGTCAGGGTAAGACGAAGAAGGATGGGTCTTCCGCTATCACCTGGAAAACCAGGTTGTTTTGCTCGACTCTTTGAAGGAGGAGTTTTGGCGCCAGCGCAATCGCGTACAATGGCTACTCAAAGGGGACGCACGTGATTGCTAATGGGCGTCATCGGAAATGCCGGATTACCAGTCTGATTTCGGAACAGGGCGAGCTTTCGGATCAGGCAGCTATCATGGGACATGTTTACGACTTTTACCGCCAGCAGATGGACTTAGCAGGCGAGGCTAGGGACTTCACCCTCTCACAAGACTTATGGCCCTCCTCTAAACGTATTTCCGATGCAGAAAATGTTGAGCTGGAAAGATCGTTTACTTTAGAGGAGTTAGCTGATGTCCTTCATGATATGCAAGTGGACTCGGCTCCTGGCCCGGATGGCCTGCCGGTGGCCTTCTTTTTGAGGTTCTGGGGAACCTTGCGACCCCTTTTTTTTAGATTCTTAacggctttgccctagggagggtGGATATCTCACGGTTGAATTTCGGGATCTTGTCCTTGATTCCTAAAGTAAAAGGGGCAGATACTATCAAGAAGTTCCGCCCGATCGCTCTTATCAATATGATTTTTAAGTTTGTTTCCAAGACTTACACGTCTCGTCTCGCTCCGTTAGCACATAGAACGATTGACCGCTTACAAACCGCTTTCATCAAAGGCAGGGCCCTTCACGAGGGAGTGTTGTCCCTGCACGAGATTGCTCACGAGCTTCAGACTAAAATGCTAGGAGGGCTCTTCCTGAAGTTAGATTTTGAGAAGGCTTATGATCGGGTAGATTGGGAACTTATGCGCGAAGTCCTTCACCGGAAAGGGTTCTCCGTTACTATGGTTCATCACCTCATGCAGCTGGTCTCGGGTGGCCGAACGGCGGTGAACGTCAATGGGGAGATTGGCCCCTTCTTCCGTAATGCGAGGGGGGTCAGGCAGTGAGACCCGCTGTCCCCCGATCTCTTTGACTCTATGGTAGACGCCTTGGTGGCCATGTTGGCGAGAGCTAAGAAGGTTGGCCACATGTTGGAGTTAGTGAGACACCTGATTCCTGGGGGAGTCACTCACCTGCAGTATGCGGATGACACTATGGTGATGATCGAGCCGACGGATGAGGGTATTGCCAATTTGAAGCTCGTTTTGATTAGCTTCGAGTTGATGTCCGACCTTAAGATCGACCTTGCTAAAAGTGAGGTTGTGGTGGTTGGGACCACGCTTCTGGAGCAGGAGCGGGTGGCTCGGCTCCTCAAGTGCCGGTTGGGGAAATTCCCCATTAAGTactaacataggcatccccaatgggcctgccgaagatagttaccggggtttactgaaggcccgctACTCgaggaataagaagattcggaagcccaagatattattaagggaagctagagttgtaataggaagcattacttgtaatcttgcgggatgagttaggaaccttcccggactctgtaacgtgtacaatacaaatccctcggctcccccttataacaaagaaagaatcgaatcattgtctctcaaaccctagttttcataatcgtcgagtacttttcggctgaaaccttcgagatctacttgccctctacttccaactaaaccctagtctacaacccgtaggcattgacaagttaatcccttgtcaattggcgccgtccgtgggaattagaggcgtcaaggatctgatctcgatggcacgttcaagatcgtcgacttcatcaacagcaagcaacgcgatggatcgaggtaaacagatcgcaactggtcttgtcaattttgttcctcacccgccctcccgtttggatgcatatgcgtatctggaggagcctatggagatgacgttcggaagatttcactttcgcgtcgagaaagagggagcgtatcgtgtcgaaattccgatctcgtcgggattgtcggcggtcgattccgattattCGACCtctacatcgtcaatcgagtcaggagaggaagaaacttcgtcgtcgcgCTTCATCGGCACTAGGGCAAGAGAAaacctcgccaagatcttcaacgacatgtcgcttgagtcatctgcggactcctatataagcgatgactcaagcagtgtcgacagcttcaacttcatcgacaaatccactacagtgggcaaggtcttcgccaatcttcatgatggtgtcaccaaacccagcatagatctgaatacaaagtatcatcagatttatgtcatcggagagccaagccgtgaccaggaggaaacatctgaggctttcgacgatttgggaaatccatacgtcgatccctctgatttgcgacgaggcctaggcaacaaatatatcgggtcacagccgcgagatagagttcaacttccgcaagcagcatgggatagagccgcaagagctatggatggctcagaaccaatggccaccacagccacgccagaagagttacaagcatatcaatataggctcgcacgagctgcaagggaattagaaaaacagacagctgctttaaacagaagaagggaggcagcctctgcatcaagtaggcgaagggcagagctgagtcgacaatctagaacttcgggtgatagccacagggaagctcggaacagagcaagatcaaggttacaaaacgtacctgaaggagaaagcgagcacttggttcaaaacctcgacatgtcttttatgtcgatagacacgagagggaacatcatccccaagacaccagaagctgggtatatggcgacacaagctttcatccttgcatccaggccacccccaggagatccaagggaggcattgtataacatggcaatggcaggagttggagccatgggaacggcgtttacatcaacacctcccgaaggaacagcaaggcaaaatagtccacgacctgcggcagaacaaagcagctcccgaaggaccaagtggagcaagggacacggcaacacaagcaagggtcgacagagcgcgacaaagcagaagggaacatcggcattccccagagctaaacgacgaggatatgtgtggtttgccatgcttcacgagaagagtccgaaaaactcgagtcccttcgggatttaagttgcctgataatttcaaaaaattcgacggcttgcaggatccagaggattggctagttgattatctcgagacggtgaagctcacaggaggaaccagagcaacagctatgcaaagcatccaggtgcatttgagtggagccgtgcgatcttggataaagaaacttcctccaggatctatcgacagctgggatagcttcgaggacgtgttcgtcaagaacttccggtccacatgcaaaaaacctgcgtcattagaggaactgagggcgtgccgacaaaagccagacgagccaatgagaaagtatatccaaaagtggaatatcatcaaaaactcggcagaaaatatatctgacgagagagcaatagatgtgtttgtcgcaggaatcaggcgtggagattttgtcgaggatttggggaggaccaatccaaaaacagtatccgcactaatggaaatagcaaacagatgggcagatggagaagatgctgttcacaacaaacggcataggtcgccagaggaagaccgcggtcgaaattatcaaccaaggcgacgatttcctcggcagtactcgagctatgatgctccaggacaaatctcggctggcttccgagcaagcgccggaggaaacaacagagatgattaccagagaagcaatgagcaacgaggcgacaatagagatgactctcaaaacaataggc
It includes:
- the LOC139833054 gene encoding chaperone protein dnaJ 11, chloroplastic-like, producing MISAPQSPAASVFGRASSCSSRRTTVRCAVAVSSAPPAGRCTLYEVLGLRAGATSGEIKAAYRRLARELHPDVAGAAGDDFIRLHDAYATLSNPDTRARYDREAVAQAYAQPPASRPSPHSVWGRPRRTWESDQCW